One Thomasclavelia spiroformis DSM 1552 DNA window includes the following coding sequences:
- the purF gene encoding amidophosphoribosyltransferase has protein sequence MAINEECGVFGVYSPNKSDLANIVYYGLYALQHRGQESCGIVVNQDGVFYSHKDLGLLNDVFSKDKLMNFPEANMAVGHVRYGTTGKTNRNNCQPIEVNHQKGKMALAHNGNLSNAFELRNELELSGAIFHSTSDTETIAYIVTKERLKTNTIEDALSQAMKQLDGAYSLILMSSQKLICARDAYGFRPLCYGISEDGMYVVASESCALKAVGASFVRDIEPGEIVIFSEDGVISRKEHCKTKKKKTCIFEYIYFARGDSVIDGVSVHHSRKEAGRLLAKYHPVDGDVVIGVPDSGIDAALGYSQESKIPYEIGFIKNKYIGRTFISPGQSSRLNQVKIKLSVIEENVRDKRVILIDDSIVRGTTSGLIVKLLKEAGAKEVHMRISSPPFLYPCYYGTDIDSSEHLIACKHSVEEIGNIIGVDSLGYLPVNELKSLINSEDYCSSCFDGNYPTKIPSDTRKDRFEKPLLKEK, from the coding sequence ATGGCTATTAACGAAGAATGTGGAGTTTTTGGTGTATATTCGCCAAATAAAAGTGATCTTGCTAATATTGTATATTATGGATTGTATGCTTTGCAGCATCGAGGTCAAGAATCTTGTGGCATTGTAGTAAATCAAGATGGTGTATTTTACAGTCATAAAGATTTAGGTTTATTAAATGATGTGTTTTCTAAAGATAAATTAATGAATTTTCCTGAAGCAAACATGGCAGTTGGTCATGTTCGTTATGGAACAACCGGGAAAACCAATCGTAATAATTGTCAACCAATTGAAGTAAACCATCAAAAAGGAAAAATGGCTTTGGCTCATAATGGTAATTTAAGTAATGCTTTTGAATTACGTAATGAGTTAGAATTATCAGGAGCAATTTTTCATTCTACAAGTGATACCGAAACAATTGCTTATATCGTTACTAAAGAAAGACTTAAAACTAATACGATTGAAGATGCTTTAAGCCAAGCCATGAAACAATTAGATGGAGCCTATTCATTGATTTTAATGTCTTCACAAAAATTAATCTGTGCTCGTGATGCTTATGGTTTTAGACCACTTTGTTATGGTATAAGTGAAGACGGGATGTATGTCGTCGCTTCTGAAAGCTGTGCTTTAAAAGCAGTTGGTGCTAGTTTTGTTAGAGATATTGAACCTGGAGAAATTGTTATTTTTAGTGAAGATGGTGTAATTTCTAGAAAAGAACATTGCAAGACAAAAAAGAAAAAAACATGTATTTTTGAATATATCTATTTTGCTAGGGGAGATTCAGTTATTGATGGTGTTTCGGTTCATCATTCAAGAAAAGAAGCTGGAAGACTTTTAGCAAAATATCATCCGGTTGATGGTGATGTTGTAATTGGTGTACCTGATTCGGGAATAGATGCTGCCCTTGGATACAGTCAAGAATCTAAAATTCCTTATGAAATTGGTTTTATTAAAAATAAATATATTGGACGAACATTTATTTCGCCAGGACAGTCTTCAAGACTTAATCAAGTAAAAATTAAATTAAGTGTTATTGAAGAAAATGTTCGAGATAAAAGAGTTATTTTGATTGATGATTCAATTGTTCGCGGAACAACTAGTGGCTTGATTGTTAAATTATTAAAAGAAGCTGGAGCTAAAGAAGTTCATATGCGTATATCTTCGCCACCATTTTTATATCCGTGCTATTACGGTACTGATATTGATTCTAGTGAGCATTTAATTGCCTGTAAACATAGTGTTGAAGAAATTGGAAATATTATTGGTGTTGATTCACTTGGTTATTTACCGGTTAATGAACTTAAATCACTAATTAATAGTGAGGATTATTGTAGTTCATGTTTTGATGGTAATTATCCAACTAAAATACCTAGTGATACAAGAAAAGATCGTTTTGAAAAACCGTTATTAAAAGAAAAGTAG